A single Roseomonas gilardii DNA region contains:
- a CDS encoding MaoC/PaaZ C-terminal domain-containing protein, translating into MYDPKPFDSLAVGDRAVVSKTVTEADGALYIAATGDFGPVHVDEGYAAGTRFGRRLAPGIMVAGLCTSVLTAELAGTIGVSVEDRFWFTGPVFYGDTITIEVWIAERHPETRSLVWEASARNEAGLEVLKARATLKYPRPKPAPAAA; encoded by the coding sequence GTGTACGACCCGAAGCCCTTCGACAGCCTCGCCGTCGGCGACCGCGCCGTGGTGAGCAAGACCGTCACCGAGGCGGATGGCGCCCTCTACATCGCCGCCACCGGCGATTTCGGGCCGGTCCATGTGGATGAGGGCTATGCCGCCGGCACGCGCTTCGGCCGGCGGCTGGCGCCCGGGATCATGGTGGCCGGCCTCTGCACCAGCGTCCTGACCGCGGAACTGGCGGGAACCATCGGCGTCTCGGTGGAAGACCGCTTCTGGTTCACCGGCCCGGTCTTCTATGGCGACACCATCACCATCGAGGTCTGGATCGCCGAGCGCCATCCCGAGACCCGGAGCCTCGTCTGGGAGGCCAGCGCCCGCAACGAGGCGGGGCTGGAAGTCCTCAAGGCCCGCGCCACGCTGAAATACCCGCGTCCGAAGCCGGCGCCGGCGGCCGCATGA
- a CDS encoding tautomerase family protein translates to MPYVEVLAPPLPAEARARVARHVTEGICDAFSVGPQTVTIYFLDVAATHYAHAGIHGAGGAGERPQRIFVKVHAYRRGVEERRRAALALTAPLAEAYGVPAATLAVYFFDRSRDEVAHGGQLSCDADPA, encoded by the coding sequence ATGCCCTATGTCGAGGTCCTCGCCCCTCCCTTGCCTGCCGAGGCCCGCGCCAGGGTGGCGCGCCATGTGACCGAGGGGATCTGCGATGCCTTCTCGGTCGGCCCGCAGACGGTGACGATCTATTTCCTCGACGTGGCCGCGACGCATTACGCCCATGCCGGCATCCATGGTGCAGGGGGCGCCGGGGAGAGGCCGCAGCGGATCTTCGTGAAGGTCCATGCCTATCGCCGGGGCGTGGAGGAGCGCCGCCGCGCCGCCCTGGCGCTGACGGCGCCGCTGGCCGAGGCCTATGGCGTGCCCGCCGCGACGCTCGCCGTCTATTTCTTCGACCGTTCCCGGGACGAGGTGGCGCATGGCGGCCAGCTTTCCTGCGATGCCGACCCGGCCTGA
- a CDS encoding LysR family transcriptional regulator: protein MVTLKQLEALHWIAELGSFERAATQLNTTQSTVSKRIQQLEVAMGKPLFDRTQRGARLTEWAEQLLVIGREMLALQDQLSELRNGGPMPARRLRLGVTELCAITWLPKLISALSETYPAVTIEPEVDLSRNLHERLADGSMDLIIAPEGLADVDMVAAHLADVQNVWMARPGLVTRTDPITMQDLSSYPILIQGRGSGSGLFFEKWFRSEGFPLKRTLATDSLMAMVGLTVAGLGISYLPQQCFGSLVRDGKLAIITTKPPLPPVPYAAIFRADRPNAFISSVVEVARSVCDYARYLHD from the coding sequence ATGGTCACCTTGAAGCAGCTTGAGGCCCTTCACTGGATCGCGGAGCTCGGATCGTTCGAGCGCGCCGCTACGCAGCTCAATACGACCCAGTCGACCGTCTCCAAGCGTATCCAGCAGCTTGAGGTCGCCATGGGCAAACCATTGTTCGACCGCACGCAGCGTGGCGCCAGACTGACGGAATGGGCAGAGCAGTTGCTGGTGATCGGACGCGAGATGCTGGCACTGCAGGACCAACTCTCCGAACTTCGTAACGGTGGCCCGATGCCGGCCCGGCGCCTGCGTCTCGGCGTGACGGAACTCTGCGCCATCACATGGTTGCCCAAGCTGATATCGGCTCTGAGCGAAACCTACCCCGCAGTCACAATCGAACCGGAGGTGGACCTGAGCCGGAACCTCCATGAAAGACTTGCCGATGGCAGCATGGATCTGATCATCGCTCCGGAAGGGCTGGCGGATGTGGACATGGTGGCCGCGCATCTCGCCGACGTGCAGAACGTCTGGATGGCGCGCCCTGGCCTGGTGACCCGGACAGACCCTATCACCATGCAGGACCTCTCCAGCTATCCGATCCTGATCCAGGGACGTGGCTCGGGGTCGGGCCTGTTCTTCGAGAAGTGGTTTCGTTCGGAAGGCTTCCCCCTGAAGCGGACGCTGGCCACGGACAGCCTGATGGCCATGGTGGGGCTGACCGTCGCGGGACTGGGCATCAGCTATCTCCCGCAGCAATGCTTCGGTTCCCTGGTGCGGGACGGCAAGCTGGCCATCATCACGACCAAGCCGCCATTGCCGCCGGTTCCCTACGCGGCGATCTTCCGGGCGGACCGGCCGAATGCCTTCATCTCCTCGGTTGTCGAGGTGGCCCGTAGTGTCTGCGACTATGCGCGCTACCTGCACGACTGA
- a CDS encoding MaoC/PaaZ C-terminal domain-containing protein, giving the protein MSASSDTGVETPAPGARIAFRKTLTSAEQAFFTGISGNLGPLYVDAVRARAEGTPGMVAFELILGALASTCLARLGGPSRRIGRLDLRFLAPVPVGGSVEASAEVIAVEGQALRLRLAGMLDGYGPVMEGEAELLPVRAEA; this is encoded by the coding sequence GTGAGCGCCTCATCGGACACCGGGGTGGAAACCCCGGCACCCGGCGCCCGGATCGCCTTCCGCAAGACCCTGACCTCGGCGGAGCAGGCCTTCTTCACCGGCATTTCCGGCAATCTCGGGCCGCTCTATGTCGATGCCGTGCGCGCCCGGGCGGAGGGCACGCCCGGGATGGTGGCCTTCGAGCTGATCCTGGGCGCCCTGGCCAGCACCTGCCTGGCGCGGCTGGGCGGACCCTCCCGGCGGATCGGCCGGCTGGACCTGCGCTTCCTCGCTCCGGTGCCGGTCGGTGGCAGTGTCGAAGCCTCGGCCGAGGTGATCGCGGTGGAGGGACAGGCCCTGCGGCTTCGCCTGGCCGGGATGCTGGACGGGTACGGCCCGGTCATGGAGGGCGAGGCCGAGCTCCTGCCGGTGCGGGCGGAGGCATAG
- a CDS encoding dihydrodipicolinate synthase family protein, with the protein MKTFRGTYTVMITPFTPEGALDLPALRRFVDWQIEQGIHGLIPLGSTGEFLSLSDEEQEAVAETVIRQAAGRVPVLIGTGAEDTREAVRLSRRAERLGADGVMIIPPFYSTPTEDELFHHYSTIAGAIGLPIMLYNNPATANVDLTPPVVARLSRIDNCRYIKESTLEVTRIRDILRLCGDRMTVFGGILGFESFVEGAEGWVAVASNLAPGPLARLFTLVADEERIREARELYLRYLPLISFVGGHYYVAGTKALLGHMGLPVGAPRPPRLPLPAPRDAEAREIVASLRLAI; encoded by the coding sequence ATGAAGACCTTCCGCGGCACCTACACGGTGATGATCACGCCCTTCACGCCAGAGGGCGCGCTGGACCTGCCGGCGCTCCGCCGCTTCGTGGACTGGCAGATCGAGCAGGGCATCCACGGGCTGATCCCGCTGGGCTCCACGGGTGAATTCCTTTCCCTCTCCGACGAGGAGCAGGAAGCGGTGGCCGAGACGGTGATCCGGCAGGCCGCCGGCCGCGTGCCCGTGCTGATCGGCACCGGGGCGGAGGACACGCGCGAGGCCGTGCGCCTCAGCCGCCGCGCCGAGCGCCTGGGCGCCGACGGGGTGATGATCATCCCGCCCTTCTACTCCACGCCCACGGAGGACGAGCTCTTCCACCACTACAGCACCATCGCCGGGGCGATCGGCCTGCCGATCATGCTCTACAACAACCCGGCGACGGCGAATGTGGACCTGACGCCGCCGGTGGTGGCCCGCCTCTCGCGCATCGACAACTGCCGCTACATCAAGGAATCGACGCTGGAGGTCACGCGCATCCGCGACATCCTGCGCCTCTGCGGCGACAGGATGACGGTGTTCGGCGGCATCCTCGGCTTCGAATCCTTCGTGGAGGGCGCCGAGGGCTGGGTCGCCGTGGCCTCGAACCTCGCGCCGGGTCCGCTGGCCCGCCTCTTCACCCTGGTGGCCGACGAGGAGCGCATCCGCGAGGCGCGCGAACTCTACCTGCGCTACCTGCCGCTGATCAGCTTCGTGGGCGGCCATTACTACGTGGCCGGGACCAAGGCCCTGCTGGGCCATATGGGCCTGCCCGTCGGCGCACCGCGCCCGCCCCGCCTGCCCCTGCCGGCACCGCGCGACGCGGAAGCGCGCGAGATCGTGGCATCGCTTCGCCTCGCCATCTGA
- a CDS encoding dihydrodipicolinate synthase family protein yields MSANRFRGLYASIICPMHPDGALDAPGLEAHARQVLACPGLGGLLVNGHAGENVLLEREEARQVVRIARRAAGDALIVAGVAAESSAAAARLARDAAEEGADAIMIFAPFSWAPGVDPRVVLAHHRAVHDATTLPLFLFQGSVRSGGLFFPPEVLAELFRLPRAVAIKEGSWEADAYDTTRRLAARLRPELAVMASGDEHLFACFALGSAGSLVSLAAVVPELVVALDEAVRRHDLPAARALHERLAPLARAIYGTAPPGLATPRLKACLHLLGRLSSPACRAPLPALGEAEYDALREALGQAGMEGFAS; encoded by the coding sequence ATGAGCGCGAACCGCTTCCGGGGCCTCTATGCCTCCATCATCTGCCCCATGCATCCGGATGGCGCCCTCGACGCGCCCGGGCTGGAGGCCCATGCGAGACAGGTCCTCGCCTGTCCGGGGCTCGGCGGCCTGCTGGTGAACGGCCATGCCGGCGAGAATGTCCTGCTGGAGCGCGAGGAGGCCCGGCAGGTTGTCCGGATCGCCCGCCGCGCCGCCGGGGATGCGCTGATCGTGGCCGGGGTGGCCGCCGAGAGCAGCGCCGCCGCCGCCCGCCTGGCCCGGGACGCGGCGGAGGAGGGCGCGGACGCGATCATGATCTTCGCCCCCTTCTCCTGGGCGCCGGGGGTCGATCCCAGGGTCGTGCTGGCGCACCACCGCGCGGTTCACGACGCCACCACGCTGCCGCTCTTCCTGTTCCAGGGCTCGGTGCGTTCGGGCGGGCTGTTCTTCCCGCCGGAGGTGCTGGCGGAGCTGTTCCGCCTGCCCCGCGCCGTGGCGATCAAGGAGGGAAGCTGGGAGGCGGATGCCTACGACACCACGCGGCGCCTCGCCGCGCGGCTGCGTCCGGAGCTGGCGGTGATGGCCTCGGGCGACGAGCATCTTTTCGCCTGCTTCGCCCTGGGGTCCGCCGGCAGCCTGGTCAGCCTCGCCGCCGTGGTGCCGGAACTCGTGGTGGCGCTGGACGAGGCAGTGCGGCGACACGACCTGCCCGCCGCACGGGCGCTGCACGAGCGGCTGGCCCCCCTGGCCAGGGCCATCTATGGCACCGCGCCGCCGGGTCTCGCCACGCCCAGGCTCAAGGCCTGCCTGCACCTCCTGGGGCGCCTGTCCTCGCCCGCCTGCCGCGCCCCGCTGCCGGCGCTCGGGGAGGCGGAGTACGACGCCCTGCGGGAAGCCCTGGGGCAAGCCGGCATGGAAGGATTCGCATCATGA
- a CDS encoding CaiB/BaiF CoA transferase family protein yields the protein MDLLAGLRIVSFNHFLAGPLAAQILADLGADVIALEPPEGAFHRNWAVANHFVGGQSVNFLSTGRNKRSLAVDLKSAAGREVVSRLIGTADVVMENFRPGTMERLGFGHETLRAAHPRLVYAAASGFGSSGPYRDRPGQDLLLQAMSGLANRTGRAEGGPTPVGAVIVDQHAAMIYAMAILAALVARERTGQGRLVEVNLFQAALDLQTEALTAFLNGARSESPRAPGGIASWFSAGPYGIYATADGHLALSMSPPAAIGRAIGVAALEGIAESGAFTRREEIARLVTDRLRTQPTAAWLPGLEREKIWHAPVQDYADLPRDPQLEHLGAFATLDGVTGHPVTLVAHPARYDGKAPGIRLAPQPLGAQTREILASLGYAPAEMTSLREAGAIAWPDDRQGEPT from the coding sequence ATGGACCTCCTCGCCGGGCTGCGTATCGTCAGTTTCAATCATTTCCTCGCTGGCCCCCTCGCCGCGCAGATCCTGGCCGATCTGGGCGCCGACGTGATCGCGCTGGAGCCCCCCGAGGGCGCATTCCACCGGAACTGGGCGGTGGCGAACCATTTCGTGGGCGGGCAGAGCGTCAACTTCCTCTCCACCGGCCGGAACAAGCGCAGCCTGGCGGTGGACCTGAAGAGTGCCGCCGGGCGCGAGGTGGTCTCGCGGCTGATCGGCACGGCCGATGTGGTGATGGAGAATTTCCGCCCCGGCACGATGGAGCGCCTGGGCTTCGGCCACGAGACGCTGCGCGCGGCCCATCCCCGGCTGGTCTATGCGGCGGCCAGCGGCTTCGGCTCCTCCGGCCCCTATCGCGACCGCCCGGGCCAGGACCTGCTGCTCCAGGCCATGTCGGGCCTGGCCAACCGCACAGGGCGGGCCGAAGGTGGACCGACGCCGGTGGGCGCGGTGATCGTCGATCAGCACGCCGCGATGATCTACGCGATGGCCATCCTGGCGGCGCTGGTGGCGCGGGAGCGCACGGGCCAGGGGCGGCTGGTGGAGGTGAATCTCTTCCAGGCTGCGCTGGACCTGCAGACCGAGGCGCTGACGGCCTTCCTGAACGGCGCCCGCTCGGAATCGCCGCGCGCGCCGGGCGGCATCGCCTCCTGGTTCAGCGCCGGTCCCTACGGCATCTATGCCACGGCGGATGGGCATCTCGCCCTCTCCATGTCGCCCCCGGCGGCGATCGGCCGGGCGATCGGCGTTGCGGCGCTGGAGGGGATCGCGGAAAGCGGGGCCTTCACCCGGCGCGAGGAGATCGCGCGGCTGGTCACGGACAGGCTGCGCACCCAACCGACCGCAGCCTGGCTGCCGGGGCTGGAGCGGGAGAAGATCTGGCACGCGCCGGTGCAGGACTATGCCGACCTGCCGCGGGACCCACAGCTGGAGCATCTCGGGGCCTTCGCCACGCTGGATGGCGTCACCGGCCATCCGGTGACGCTGGTCGCGCATCCCGCACGCTATGACGGCAAGGCGCCCGGGATCAGGCTGGCGCCACAGCCGCTGGGGGCCCAGACGCGCGAGATCCTGGCCTCCCTGGGCTACGCGCCGGCCGAGATGACGTCGCTGCGGGAGGCGGGCGCCATCGCCTGGCCCGATGACCGGCAGGGAGAGCCCACATGA
- a CDS encoding dihydrodipicolinate synthase family protein has protein sequence MDLTGIGGVWPASLTPFAPNGTPDGAIDEASLRGHLAQLAGTPGVRALVVNGHAGEATSLDRAERRQVVQIARQVASGRVGVVAGIVAEDTRGACTLARDAAEAGADALLLFPPLLFAQGAAMRPEMVLRFVKAVAEATPLPIVLFQLSMASGLGYSTDLLLQLCREVPSIIAVKEGSDIPATYEANLHALRGLGRPVTVLTTNNGWLMASLAYGGDGILSGIGSVAPGLLAELFAASQRGDVATARRVQERLLPLTRVFYRRPGLDMHNRMKTALHLLGLLPHPDPRPPLLPITPAEREEIRQALLASGLMRAAEAA, from the coding sequence ATGGATCTGACTGGCATCGGCGGCGTCTGGCCCGCCTCCCTCACCCCCTTCGCCCCGAATGGGACGCCGGATGGGGCGATCGACGAGGCGTCGCTTCGCGGTCATCTGGCCCAGCTCGCCGGAACGCCCGGGGTGCGCGCCCTCGTGGTCAACGGCCATGCCGGAGAGGCCACCTCGCTCGACCGCGCGGAACGCCGCCAAGTGGTGCAGATCGCCCGCCAGGTGGCCAGCGGCCGCGTGGGCGTGGTGGCCGGCATCGTGGCGGAGGACACGCGGGGCGCCTGCACCCTGGCGCGCGATGCCGCGGAGGCCGGGGCGGATGCCCTGCTGCTCTTCCCTCCCCTGCTCTTCGCCCAGGGCGCGGCGATGCGGCCGGAGATGGTGCTGCGCTTCGTCAAGGCGGTCGCCGAGGCCACCCCCCTGCCGATCGTGCTCTTCCAGCTCTCCATGGCCTCGGGCCTCGGCTACTCCACGGACCTGCTGCTGCAACTGTGCCGGGAGGTGCCGTCGATCATCGCGGTGAAGGAGGGGAGCGACATCCCCGCCACCTACGAGGCGAACCTCCATGCCCTGCGCGGGCTCGGCCGCCCGGTCACCGTGCTCACCACCAACAACGGCTGGCTGATGGCCTCGCTCGCCTATGGCGGCGACGGCATCCTCTCGGGCATCGGCAGCGTCGCGCCGGGCCTGCTGGCGGAACTCTTCGCGGCCAGCCAGCGTGGCGACGTCGCCACGGCCCGGCGGGTCCAGGAACGGCTGCTGCCGCTCACCCGGGTCTTCTACCGCCGGCCGGGCCTCGACATGCACAACCGCATGAAGACCGCGCTGCACCTGCTGGGCCTGCTGCCGCATCCCGATCCGCGCCCGCCCCTCCTGCCGATCACGCCGGCGGAGCGGGAGGAGATCCGGCAGGCCCTCCTGGCCTCCGGACTGATGCGCGCCGCGGAAGCGGCCTGA
- a CDS encoding LacI family DNA-binding transcriptional regulator gives MQTTVTLRDVAQAARVSVSTASRALAGGGLTSRGTEIRLQRIAAELGYRPNTLARGLKTRSSRLIGLVVHNLANASFRVLAEVVQSRLRAEGYRAILCITADDPEQEAETIATLQEQRADGVIICPTGRNGTLLAALDRGGTPVIGVIRRDEAAELDCILAADPEGAYAGTNHLLELGHRRIGLIVGRQETTSGRERLSGYRRALEEAGLRFDPTLVHAGRYEPETGLAGCRQLLDRPDPPSAIFVANHESSLGVLRGLAERDIAVPDRISLLCYEDMPGFAWQRPAISVVDSGAGALAELAAERLLQRLRPGGATPSTTAREFRIGARLIQRQSCAAPSFQEA, from the coding sequence ATGCAGACCACGGTCACGCTCCGCGATGTCGCCCAGGCCGCCAGGGTGTCGGTGAGCACCGCCTCCCGCGCGCTGGCCGGCGGCGGGCTGACCAGCCGCGGCACCGAGATCCGGTTGCAGCGCATCGCGGCGGAACTCGGCTACCGCCCCAACACGCTGGCGCGCGGGCTGAAGACCCGGTCGTCGCGGCTGATCGGGCTGGTGGTGCACAACCTCGCCAACGCGTCCTTCCGGGTGCTGGCGGAAGTGGTGCAGTCGAGGCTGCGGGCCGAGGGATACCGGGCGATCCTCTGCATCACGGCCGACGATCCGGAACAGGAGGCGGAAACCATCGCCACGCTGCAGGAGCAGCGGGCGGATGGGGTGATCATCTGCCCCACCGGCCGCAACGGCACCCTGCTGGCCGCGCTGGACCGTGGCGGCACCCCGGTGATCGGCGTCATCCGGCGCGACGAGGCGGCGGAGCTGGACTGCATCCTCGCCGCCGATCCGGAGGGCGCCTATGCTGGGACCAACCACCTGCTGGAGCTGGGGCACCGCCGCATCGGGCTGATCGTGGGGCGGCAGGAGACGACCTCGGGCCGGGAGCGCCTGTCCGGCTACCGCCGCGCGCTGGAGGAGGCCGGCCTGCGCTTCGACCCGACGCTGGTCCATGCCGGCCGGTACGAGCCGGAGACCGGCCTCGCCGGATGCCGCCAGTTGCTGGACCGCCCCGATCCGCCCAGCGCCATCTTCGTCGCCAACCACGAATCCTCGCTCGGCGTGCTGCGTGGCCTGGCCGAGCGCGACATCGCCGTGCCGGACCGGATCTCGCTGCTCTGCTACGAGGACATGCCCGGTTTCGCCTGGCAGCGCCCCGCCATCAGCGTGGTGGACAGCGGCGCGGGCGCCCTGGCCGAGCTTGCCGCCGAGCGCCTGCTGCAACGCCTGCGGCCGGGCGGTGCCACGCCCTCCACCACGGCGCGGGAATTCCGCATCGGCGCCCGGCTGATCCAGCGCCAGTCCTGCGCCGCCCCGTCGTTTCAGGAAGCCTGA
- a CDS encoding acyl-CoA dehydrogenase family protein, with translation MIDFSIPEDIRLLKETVRRFVTQEVQPLEAEVESLGHIPPEKLRVLKSKAQELGLFAMNMPAECGGGGLSTVEMCLVEEELGQTSDALIRRVFGQVYPMLLACRDEQRERYLLPTVRGEKICAMAITEPGAGSDAASITTTARLDGDVWVLDGTKHFISDGDIADYTIVMAVTDREKRARGGITLFLVDRDTPGFSMARRQPMMGHRGYGHAELSFEGCRIPRDAVMGEVGGGFRLIMSSVSAIRLGHIGARCVGMASRVLEMMRTYATERRQFGQPIGDFQMVQQMIADSAAEIFATRMMVLNTAWEIDQGLDPRDKVSMVKFTASEMLGRVADRGIQLFGGAGYSKDLPLERIYRDARVTRIYDGTSEIHRMLVARGVMKHGLPL, from the coding sequence ATGATCGACTTTTCCATCCCCGAGGACATCCGACTGCTGAAGGAGACGGTGCGCCGCTTCGTCACGCAGGAGGTGCAGCCGCTGGAGGCGGAGGTCGAGAGTCTCGGCCACATCCCGCCCGAGAAGCTCCGCGTGTTGAAAAGCAAGGCGCAGGAGCTTGGCCTCTTCGCCATGAACATGCCGGCCGAATGCGGCGGCGGCGGGCTCTCCACGGTGGAGATGTGCCTGGTGGAGGAGGAACTGGGCCAGACCTCCGACGCGCTGATCCGCCGTGTCTTCGGGCAGGTCTATCCCATGCTGCTGGCCTGCCGTGACGAGCAGCGGGAGCGCTACCTCCTGCCCACGGTGCGGGGCGAGAAGATCTGCGCCATGGCCATCACCGAGCCCGGCGCCGGCTCCGATGCCGCCTCGATCACCACCACGGCCCGGCTGGATGGTGACGTGTGGGTGCTGGACGGCACCAAGCACTTCATCAGCGACGGCGACATCGCCGACTACACCATCGTCATGGCCGTGACCGACCGCGAGAAGCGGGCGCGCGGCGGCATTACCCTGTTCCTGGTGGACCGGGACACGCCCGGCTTCTCGATGGCCCGGCGGCAGCCGATGATGGGGCATCGCGGCTACGGCCATGCCGAGCTGAGCTTCGAGGGCTGCCGCATCCCGCGCGACGCGGTGATGGGCGAGGTCGGTGGCGGCTTCAGGCTGATCATGAGCAGCGTCTCGGCCATCCGGCTGGGCCATATCGGGGCGCGCTGCGTCGGCATGGCCTCCCGCGTGCTGGAGATGATGCGGACCTATGCCACGGAACGGCGCCAGTTCGGGCAGCCGATCGGCGACTTCCAGATGGTGCAGCAGATGATCGCGGATTCCGCGGCCGAGATCTTCGCGACGCGGATGATGGTGCTGAACACCGCCTGGGAGATCGACCAGGGGCTCGACCCGCGGGACAAGGTCTCGATGGTGAAGTTCACCGCCTCGGAGATGCTGGGCCGCGTGGCCGACCGCGGCATCCAGCTTTTCGGCGGCGCCGGATACAGCAAGGACCTGCCGCTGGAACGCATCTACCGCGATGCCCGCGTCACGCGGATCTATGACGGAACCTCGGAGATCCATCGCATGCTCGTCGCCCGTGGCGTCATGAAGCACGGACTGCCGCTGTGA
- a CDS encoding LysR family transcriptional regulator encodes MLNLRQLEVLRAVMRLRTTVGAAREIGMSQPAVSNAIRNMEAHLGFRLFDRVNNRLIPTEEATSLYLDSEPLFLMFQGIRQKAGDLRSSRIGRVRVTTTAELSESLLPQALRLFVPKHPKVALSIETRSMTEMLDALEAGITHVGLVMEPDPRPGIELRPLAQFEMVCAAPAGSPLSPLPFVTPQDLGDTALIAAPAGTRIHALVADAFHRARHPFAPMIEVRFMNVGMRLVEQGLGAMVVDPLTAAAGGNSLVVRPFRPAAPITVYAALARDKPPSRLVQSFLQQARLALREVLPVVQEGA; translated from the coding sequence ATGTTGAACCTGCGTCAGCTCGAAGTGCTGCGGGCGGTGATGCGGCTGCGGACGACGGTGGGCGCGGCCCGCGAGATCGGCATGTCCCAACCTGCGGTGAGCAATGCCATCCGCAACATGGAGGCGCATCTCGGCTTCCGGCTCTTCGACCGCGTCAACAACCGGCTGATCCCGACCGAGGAGGCGACGAGCCTCTATCTCGACAGCGAGCCGCTCTTCCTGATGTTCCAGGGCATCCGACAGAAGGCGGGCGACCTGCGCAGCAGTCGTATCGGCCGGGTGAGGGTGACCACCACGGCGGAACTCTCGGAATCCCTCCTGCCGCAGGCGCTGCGCCTCTTCGTGCCGAAGCATCCGAAGGTGGCGCTGTCGATCGAGACCCGTTCCATGACGGAGATGCTGGACGCGCTGGAGGCCGGGATCACGCATGTGGGCCTCGTCATGGAGCCCGATCCGCGCCCCGGCATCGAGCTGAGGCCGCTGGCGCAGTTCGAGATGGTCTGCGCCGCGCCCGCCGGCAGCCCGCTCTCGCCGCTGCCCTTCGTCACGCCGCAGGATCTGGGGGATACCGCGCTGATCGCCGCGCCTGCCGGCACGCGGATCCATGCGCTGGTGGCCGATGCCTTCCACCGGGCCAGGCACCCTTTCGCGCCTATGATCGAGGTGCGCTTCATGAATGTCGGCATGCGGCTGGTGGAGCAGGGGCTCGGCGCCATGGTGGTCGATCCGCTGACGGCGGCGGCCGGTGGCAATTCGCTCGTCGTGCGGCCCTTCCGCCCCGCCGCGCCGATCACCGTCTATGCCGCGCTGGCCCGGGACAAGCCACCCTCGCGGCTCGTGCAGTCCTTCCTGCAACAGGCGCGCCTGGCGCTGCGGGAAGTGCTGCCCGTGGTACAGGAGGGAGCCTGA
- a CDS encoding ABC transporter substrate-binding protein gives MLRSRTRRHVARVMLLACAAAPALFLAPGAARAQGCTPAMAVQPKQLVEAGKLQLAINPTLPPQQFVDSKGELQGLNVDLGNEVAKKLCLQMAFVRMDFPPMIPALQASRFDGIHTGMFWTEERSKLFYMVPYSLQSISIAVPPNSGLKLSGPDDLSGKAVVIEVNTYQERWLRAQSDDMVKRGKAPITIRGFTTATEAMGALRAGQGDAAALLDYMAVDMTKRGMVRTELFRLGGAPSAMAFRDKGVAEAVAAALTALRKEGFYDKLFERYGMTPIPADQPFAIRGTGPA, from the coding sequence ATGCTGAGATCCCGCACGCGACGCCACGTCGCCCGCGTCATGCTGCTGGCCTGCGCCGCCGCACCGGCCCTGTTCCTCGCACCCGGCGCCGCCCGCGCCCAGGGCTGTACGCCGGCGATGGCGGTGCAGCCGAAGCAGCTCGTGGAAGCCGGCAAGCTGCAGCTTGCCATCAACCCGACGCTGCCGCCGCAGCAGTTCGTGGACAGCAAGGGCGAGCTGCAGGGGCTGAATGTCGATCTCGGCAACGAAGTCGCGAAGAAGCTCTGCCTGCAGATGGCCTTCGTGCGCATGGACTTCCCGCCGATGATCCCGGCCTTGCAGGCCAGCCGCTTCGACGGCATCCATACCGGCATGTTCTGGACCGAGGAGCGCTCGAAGCTCTTCTACATGGTGCCCTATTCGTTGCAGTCGATCAGCATCGCCGTGCCGCCGAACAGCGGGCTGAAGCTGTCCGGTCCGGACGACCTTTCCGGCAAGGCGGTGGTGATCGAGGTGAACACCTATCAGGAACGCTGGCTGCGTGCGCAGAGCGACGACATGGTGAAGCGCGGCAAGGCGCCGATCACCATCCGTGGCTTCACCACCGCGACCGAGGCGATGGGGGCGTTGCGGGCCGGGCAGGGCGATGCGGCCGCGTTGCTGGACTACATGGCCGTGGACATGACCAAGCGCGGCATGGTCCGCACCGAGCTGTTCCGCCTGGGCGGCGCGCCGAGCGCCATGGCCTTCCGCGACAAGGGCGTCGCGGAGGCGGTGGCCGCCGCGCTGACGGCGCTGCGGAAGGAGGGCTTCTACGACAAGCTGTTCGAGCGCTACGGCATGACGCCGATCCCGGCCGACCAGCCCTTCGCGATCCGCGGCACCGGGCCGGCCTGA
- a CDS encoding DUF4286 family protein: protein MTEDRPWLHIVRVDVAPEVEAEFNRWYEEEHIPDLLGCPGWLSARRFVSDDGGPRYAAVYEIAGPWVYDTPEFAAVKGFRHLTPHIRNFQRQVLAPTGR, encoded by the coding sequence ATGACCGAGGATCGTCCCTGGCTGCATATCGTGCGGGTGGATGTGGCCCCGGAGGTCGAGGCGGAGTTCAACCGCTGGTACGAGGAGGAGCATATCCCCGACCTGCTGGGCTGCCCCGGCTGGCTCTCGGCCCGGCGCTTTGTCTCGGACGATGGCGGGCCGCGCTATGCCGCGGTCTATGAGATCGCCGGGCCCTGGGTCTATGACACGCCGGAATTCGCCGCCGTGAAGGGCTTCCGGCACCTCACCCCGCATATCCGCAACTTCCAGCGGCAGGTCCTGGCGCCGACGGGGCGCTGA